Proteins from one Mus pahari chromosome 18, PAHARI_EIJ_v1.1, whole genome shotgun sequence genomic window:
- the Slc25a27 gene encoding mitochondrial uncoupling protein 4 isoform X1, translating to MPISEEEKLLPLTQRWPRTSKFLLSGCAATVAELATFPLDLTKTRLQMQGEAALARLGGGAVDSAPYRGMVRTALGIVQEEGFLKLWQGVTPAIYRHVVYSGGRMVTYEHLREVVFGKSEDKHYPLWKSVIGGMMAGVIGQFLANPTDLVKVQMQMEGKRRLEGKPLRFRGVHHAFAKILAEGGIRGLWAGWIPNIQRAALVNMGDLTTYDTVKHYLVLNTPLEDNISTHGLSSLCSGLVASILGTPADVIKSRIMNQPRDKQGRGLLYKSSTDCLIQAVQGEGFLSLYKGFLPSWLRMEDTLLHRDCDLQGAALLSLYGISSSL from the exons ATGCCTATCTCCGAGGAGGAGAAGCTGCTGCCGCTCACGCAGAGATGGCCCCGGACGAGCAAGTTCCTACTGTCCGGCTGCGCCGCGACCGTGGCCGAGCTAG cAACCTTTCCCCTCGATCTCACAAAAACCCGACTCCAGATGCAAGGAGAAGCTGCCCTTGCTAGGTTGGGAGGTGGTGCAGTGGACTCCGCCCCTTACAGGGGCATGGTGCGCACAGCCCTGGGAATTGTTCAGGAGGAAGGCTTCCTAAAACTGTGGCAAGGAGTGACGCCCGCCATTTACAGACACGTAG TGTACTCTGGAGGTCGGATGGTCACCTATGAACATCTCCGGGAAGTTGTGTTTGGCAAAAGTGAAGATAAACATTATCCCCTCTG GAAATCGGTCATTGGAGGGATGATGGCTGGTGTCATCGGACAGTTTTTAGCCAACCCCACTGACCTTGTGAAGGTCCAGATGCAAATGGAAGGGAAACGCAGACTGGAAGGGAAACCCTTGAG ATTCCGTGGAGTGCATCATGCATTTGCAAAAATCTTAGCTGAAGGAGGAATCCGTGGGCTTTGGGCAGGCTGGATACCCAATATTCAGAGAGCAGCGCTTGTGAACATGGGAG ATTTAACCACTTACGACACAGTGAAGCACTACCTGGTATTGAACACGCCGCTCGAAGACAATATTTCCACTCATGGCTTATCCAG TTTGTGTTCTGGACTTGTGGCTTCTATTCTGGGAACACCAGCCGACGTCATCAAAAGCCGAATAATGAACCAACCTCGAGACAAACAAGGAAG agGACTTTTGTATAAGTCATCAACTGACTGCTTGATCCAGGCTGTTCAAGGGGAAGGCTTCCTGAGCCTGTATAAAGGCTTTCTACCCTCGTGGCTGAGAATG GAAGATACTTTACTCCACAGAGACTGCGATTTGCAGGGGGCAGCACTCTTATCTCTCTATGGAATCTCGAGTTCCCTTTGA
- the Slc25a27 gene encoding mitochondrial uncoupling protein 4 isoform X2 yields MPISEEEKLLPLTQRWPRTSKFLLSGCAATVAELATFPLDLTKTRLQMQGEAALARLGGGAVDSAPYRGMVRTALGIVQEEGFLKLWQGVTPAIYRHVVYSGGRMVTYEHLREVVFGKSEDKHYPLWKSVIGGMMAGVIGQFLANPTDLVKVQMQMEGKRRLEGKPLRFRGVHHAFAKILAEGGIRGLWAGWIPNIQRAALVNMGDLTTYDTVKHYLVLNTPLEDNISTHGLSSLCSGLVASILGTPADVIKSRIMNQPRDKQGRGLLYKSSTDCLIQAVQGEGFLSLYKGFLPSWLRMTPWSMVFWLTYEKIREMSGVSPF; encoded by the exons ATGCCTATCTCCGAGGAGGAGAAGCTGCTGCCGCTCACGCAGAGATGGCCCCGGACGAGCAAGTTCCTACTGTCCGGCTGCGCCGCGACCGTGGCCGAGCTAG cAACCTTTCCCCTCGATCTCACAAAAACCCGACTCCAGATGCAAGGAGAAGCTGCCCTTGCTAGGTTGGGAGGTGGTGCAGTGGACTCCGCCCCTTACAGGGGCATGGTGCGCACAGCCCTGGGAATTGTTCAGGAGGAAGGCTTCCTAAAACTGTGGCAAGGAGTGACGCCCGCCATTTACAGACACGTAG TGTACTCTGGAGGTCGGATGGTCACCTATGAACATCTCCGGGAAGTTGTGTTTGGCAAAAGTGAAGATAAACATTATCCCCTCTG GAAATCGGTCATTGGAGGGATGATGGCTGGTGTCATCGGACAGTTTTTAGCCAACCCCACTGACCTTGTGAAGGTCCAGATGCAAATGGAAGGGAAACGCAGACTGGAAGGGAAACCCTTGAG ATTCCGTGGAGTGCATCATGCATTTGCAAAAATCTTAGCTGAAGGAGGAATCCGTGGGCTTTGGGCAGGCTGGATACCCAATATTCAGAGAGCAGCGCTTGTGAACATGGGAG ATTTAACCACTTACGACACAGTGAAGCACTACCTGGTATTGAACACGCCGCTCGAAGACAATATTTCCACTCATGGCTTATCCAG TTTGTGTTCTGGACTTGTGGCTTCTATTCTGGGAACACCAGCCGACGTCATCAAAAGCCGAATAATGAACCAACCTCGAGACAAACAAGGAAG agGACTTTTGTATAAGTCATCAACTGACTGCTTGATCCAGGCTGTTCAAGGGGAAGGCTTCCTGAGCCTGTATAAAGGCTTTCTACCCTCGTGGCTGAGAATG ACCCCTTGGTCAATGGTGTTCTGGCTCACTTATGAAAAAATCAGAGAGATGAGTGGAGTCAGTCCATTTTAA
- the Slc25a27 gene encoding mitochondrial uncoupling protein 4 isoform X3, with protein sequence MAPDEQVPTVRLRRDRGRASCCLLQRSYFWVSQEHYRKENKNKNKNRSICLTTFPLDLTKTRLQMQGEAALARLGGGAVDSAPYRGMVRTALGIVQEEGFLKLWQGVTPAIYRHVVYSGGRMVTYEHLREVVFGKSEDKHYPLWKSVIGGMMAGVIGQFLANPTDLVKVQMQMEGKRRLEGKPLRFRGVHHAFAKILAEGGIRGLWAGWIPNIQRAALVNMGDLTTYDTVKHYLVLNTPLEDNISTHGLSSLCSGLVASILGTPADVIKSRIMNQPRDKQGRGLLYKSSTDCLIQAVQGEGFLSLYKGFLPSWLRMTPWSMVFWLTYEKIREMSGVSPF encoded by the exons ATGGCCCCGGACGAGCAAGTTCCTACTGTCCGGCTGCGCCGCGACCGTGGCCGAGCTAG CTGCTGCCTGTTGCAGAGAAGCTATTTCTGGGTATCACAAGAacattatagaaaagaaaacaaaaacaaaaacaaaaacagatccaTCTGCCTAA cAACCTTTCCCCTCGATCTCACAAAAACCCGACTCCAGATGCAAGGAGAAGCTGCCCTTGCTAGGTTGGGAGGTGGTGCAGTGGACTCCGCCCCTTACAGGGGCATGGTGCGCACAGCCCTGGGAATTGTTCAGGAGGAAGGCTTCCTAAAACTGTGGCAAGGAGTGACGCCCGCCATTTACAGACACGTAG TGTACTCTGGAGGTCGGATGGTCACCTATGAACATCTCCGGGAAGTTGTGTTTGGCAAAAGTGAAGATAAACATTATCCCCTCTG GAAATCGGTCATTGGAGGGATGATGGCTGGTGTCATCGGACAGTTTTTAGCCAACCCCACTGACCTTGTGAAGGTCCAGATGCAAATGGAAGGGAAACGCAGACTGGAAGGGAAACCCTTGAG ATTCCGTGGAGTGCATCATGCATTTGCAAAAATCTTAGCTGAAGGAGGAATCCGTGGGCTTTGGGCAGGCTGGATACCCAATATTCAGAGAGCAGCGCTTGTGAACATGGGAG ATTTAACCACTTACGACACAGTGAAGCACTACCTGGTATTGAACACGCCGCTCGAAGACAATATTTCCACTCATGGCTTATCCAG TTTGTGTTCTGGACTTGTGGCTTCTATTCTGGGAACACCAGCCGACGTCATCAAAAGCCGAATAATGAACCAACCTCGAGACAAACAAGGAAG agGACTTTTGTATAAGTCATCAACTGACTGCTTGATCCAGGCTGTTCAAGGGGAAGGCTTCCTGAGCCTGTATAAAGGCTTTCTACCCTCGTGGCTGAGAATG ACCCCTTGGTCAATGGTGTTCTGGCTCACTTATGAAAAAATCAGAGAGATGAGTGGAGTCAGTCCATTTTAA